In a genomic window of Maridesulfovibrio ferrireducens:
- the lhgO gene encoding L-2-hydroxyglutarate oxidase, with amino-acid sequence MKTVEIMICGAGIVGLTIARELISRGHKDILIIDKETEVAKHASGRNSGVLHAGIYYAPGSLRAKSCLSGNFRMKAYCKEKGLPLLESGKVIVAKNESEIPTLHELYDRATANGAKVELIDEERLSQIEPNAKTCKQALFSHYTAVVDPRAVMNSLYNDLLQSGKVTFMLGTSFITAKKNNLIITDKGEISCGMFINSAGAYSDKVARHFGFGEGYQLIPFKGIYKKLKKDKADIIRGSIYPVPNIKNPFLGIHFTRSATGDVYLGPTAIPAFGRENYGILKGLDSEAFSIILRDTILFMKNPKFRAIAFEEPRKYFFSCFFNDAKELVKELSPDDIESTPKVGIRPQLVDIKRNELVMDFLIESDDKSVHVLNAISPAFTSSMFFAEMIVDKYIH; translated from the coding sequence ATGAAAACCGTTGAAATTATGATCTGCGGCGCAGGTATCGTCGGCTTGACAATCGCACGCGAACTGATCTCCAGAGGGCACAAAGATATTCTTATCATTGATAAAGAAACTGAAGTTGCCAAACACGCCTCTGGACGTAACAGCGGAGTACTGCACGCCGGTATCTATTATGCTCCCGGCAGCCTGCGCGCCAAATCGTGTCTCTCAGGAAATTTTAGAATGAAGGCTTACTGCAAAGAAAAAGGGCTGCCTTTACTCGAAAGCGGAAAAGTTATCGTTGCCAAAAACGAATCTGAAATTCCCACTCTGCACGAACTTTATGACAGAGCTACGGCAAACGGCGCAAAAGTAGAACTGATAGACGAAGAAAGACTCTCCCAAATAGAACCCAATGCTAAGACGTGTAAACAGGCTCTTTTTTCACACTACACAGCAGTAGTTGATCCCCGCGCAGTAATGAACTCTCTCTACAATGATCTATTACAAAGCGGTAAAGTAACTTTCATGCTCGGAACAAGTTTCATCACTGCAAAAAAGAACAATCTGATTATTACAGATAAAGGTGAAATCAGCTGCGGTATGTTTATCAACTCCGCCGGTGCTTACAGTGACAAAGTAGCCAGACATTTCGGCTTCGGCGAAGGATACCAGCTTATTCCTTTCAAAGGCATCTACAAAAAGCTTAAAAAAGACAAAGCAGATATAATCCGGGGCAGTATCTATCCGGTACCGAACATTAAAAATCCATTCCTCGGTATACATTTTACCCGAAGTGCAACCGGAGACGTTTACTTAGGACCGACTGCAATCCCCGCATTCGGCAGAGAAAACTATGGCATATTGAAGGGACTGGACAGCGAGGCTTTCAGTATTATATTAAGGGATACGATTCTGTTTATGAAAAATCCTAAATTTCGTGCCATCGCCTTTGAAGAACCTCGCAAATATTTTTTCAGTTGCTTTTTCAATGATGCAAAAGAATTGGTCAAAGAACTAAGCCCGGATGATATTGAAAGTACACCTAAAGTAGGAATCCGCCCGCAACTTGTGGACATAAAACGAAACGAACTTGTAATGGACTTCCTGATCGAAAGTGACGACAAAAGTGTACACGTACTTAATGCAATATCTCCAGCATTTACCAGTTCCATGTTCTTTGCAGAAATGATAGTAGACAAATACATACATTAA
- a CDS encoding PD-(D/E)XK nuclease family protein: MTTRSPFTVISWKKDFIENFSSILIDESDGDLSNTIVIVPHHRPARYLKKALAASDDLPKPCILPEIYSFSDFVSSLMPKLTGTFPRRIGKLDQVGLLFNIIEGLRGESTGLLSKLPVDLQKFFPWGTRLASLLEEMLRQDVKPRNLSMLQGEVLDWAAALLEEIELIFIKYVEALERRGWSTTGLENRNLSQNLDKLDNILEGKKLYLAGFYGLSGVEDKFFHHLWDNLDLRIIWHSDPALALREQGHFAVKEHRNWMRNWKAEAVSDDISEDSCALPELKFFEGFDRHSQLCAMREELSTGSYEGCAVVLPDTSLLLPVMHHLPEHDINISMGYPLKRSALNGLLEAILKLQENKNGKTYYWKDILALIRHPYLKMLEINDEQPLRTIFHQWETVLRSGSPYADPKEFIPVYSDENGNLIDNSDTTEELRTEVLGLCIDGFAKITTLEELADSLQHMAEMLRLRGGTLWQRYLLDSECLFRLMNEVIPELRESSISEENFGQSLSFSIFRQLLSSQRVSFEPDPISSMQVLGMLESRLLNFKRTFILDTVDEKIPGTDPYDPLLPDQLRYLLDLPDSHERESVATYNFYRLIMGSEESCIFYQSGVQPGLLDSKSVRSRFVEQLLWKLEQKAKKIITPGENFPLKAINFPVGAILNIPEPIAKEPVAEKLEDMLKHKGLSPSAIDCYVTCPKLFFFRYLSNVRESATVDLDGDRAGFGELIHSVLKDFLTPHLGIEICGKDLNFSELNELFMMRLERDSLYPNLPYDIKKSLEHAGKNRLTLFLKNIGQTKVIALESDAQAILTLDKYPVKIHGRIDRVDSRDDSRYVIDYKTGQLHMPRKSFWKNSEIWTPILEDPQSLYHDSAEFLEKIKSSADSLQLPLYLLMDHQTSSVMPRQAALVELVKSGHEKFLFDSKTDEEERIDIIGTKIPALSTFIINNMICESEFKAIRSAQCNWCSYREACGA; encoded by the coding sequence ATGACCACCCGCTCACCTTTCACCGTTATTTCGTGGAAAAAAGATTTCATCGAAAATTTCAGTTCTATTTTAATAGATGAATCTGACGGCGATCTAAGCAATACAATTGTTATTGTTCCGCATCACCGACCAGCCAGATATTTAAAAAAAGCTCTTGCCGCTTCGGACGATCTTCCGAAACCCTGCATTCTGCCTGAGATTTACTCTTTTTCAGACTTTGTAAGTTCACTCATGCCGAAACTTACGGGAACTTTCCCACGCAGAATCGGCAAGCTTGATCAAGTCGGACTGCTCTTTAACATAATCGAAGGACTTCGGGGGGAATCAACCGGCCTGTTATCCAAACTCCCTGTTGACCTGCAAAAGTTTTTCCCTTGGGGTACAAGGCTCGCTTCCTTGCTGGAAGAAATGCTCCGGCAGGACGTTAAACCCCGCAACTTGTCTATGCTTCAAGGTGAAGTGCTCGACTGGGCAGCCGCCCTGCTGGAAGAAATAGAACTGATTTTTATAAAATATGTAGAAGCCCTCGAACGAAGAGGCTGGTCCACCACGGGACTTGAAAACCGCAATCTGTCCCAAAATCTGGATAAACTGGATAACATTTTAGAAGGCAAAAAATTGTACCTTGCCGGATTTTATGGTCTCAGTGGAGTTGAAGATAAATTTTTCCATCATCTCTGGGATAATTTAGATTTGCGGATCATCTGGCACAGCGACCCGGCTTTAGCCTTAAGAGAACAAGGACATTTCGCAGTAAAAGAACATCGTAACTGGATGCGAAACTGGAAAGCCGAGGCTGTATCAGATGATATATCCGAAGACAGTTGCGCTCTGCCCGAACTAAAATTCTTTGAAGGATTCGATCGCCATTCACAACTTTGCGCCATGCGTGAAGAACTTTCCACCGGTTCATATGAAGGATGCGCAGTGGTTTTGCCGGACACTTCACTTTTACTGCCCGTTATGCACCATCTGCCCGAGCATGATATAAATATCAGTATGGGGTATCCGCTTAAACGCTCCGCATTGAACGGTCTTCTCGAAGCGATTTTAAAACTTCAAGAAAATAAAAACGGTAAAACTTATTACTGGAAAGATATTTTAGCTCTGATCAGGCACCCTTACTTAAAAATGCTTGAAATTAATGACGAGCAACCGCTGAGAACAATTTTTCATCAATGGGAAACAGTGCTCAGAAGTGGTTCACCTTATGCCGATCCAAAAGAATTTATTCCGGTATACAGCGATGAAAACGGAAATCTTATTGATAACTCCGACACAACAGAAGAATTGCGAACCGAAGTTCTAGGACTCTGCATTGACGGCTTTGCAAAAATTACAACTCTCGAAGAACTTGCCGACAGTTTACAACATATGGCGGAAATGCTCCGTTTACGCGGCGGAACGTTGTGGCAGAGATATCTGCTCGACTCGGAATGTCTGTTCCGTCTGATGAATGAAGTTATTCCTGAACTTCGCGAAAGCTCCATCAGTGAAGAAAATTTTGGACAATCATTATCCTTTTCGATATTCCGGCAGCTCCTTTCATCACAGCGGGTATCCTTTGAACCGGACCCTATCTCCAGCATGCAGGTACTTGGGATGCTTGAAAGCAGGCTGCTTAACTTCAAACGGACTTTCATTCTGGACACTGTAGACGAAAAAATTCCCGGAACAGATCCTTATGATCCGCTTCTGCCGGATCAGCTGAGATATCTGCTGGATCTTCCTGATTCGCATGAACGGGAAAGCGTTGCTACATATAACTTTTATCGACTTATCATGGGCAGTGAAGAATCGTGCATATTTTATCAGAGCGGAGTTCAGCCCGGCCTGCTTGATTCAAAAAGCGTGCGTAGCCGATTTGTTGAACAGCTTCTCTGGAAACTTGAGCAGAAAGCTAAAAAGATAATCACCCCCGGTGAAAACTTTCCTTTAAAAGCAATCAACTTTCCAGTGGGAGCAATACTAAATATCCCCGAACCGATAGCAAAAGAGCCTGTTGCCGAAAAACTTGAGGACATGCTTAAACATAAGGGTCTCTCGCCTTCAGCTATTGATTGCTACGTAACTTGCCCCAAACTGTTCTTTTTCCGCTACCTGTCAAACGTAAGGGAAAGCGCTACGGTTGATCTAGACGGAGACCGCGCTGGTTTCGGTGAGCTTATTCATTCAGTACTGAAAGATTTTCTGACTCCGCATCTGGGCATTGAAATTTGCGGTAAGGATTTAAACTTCAGTGAACTGAATGAACTTTTCATGATGCGTCTGGAACGGGATTCACTTTACCCTAATCTGCCCTATGACATTAAAAAATCACTTGAACATGCTGGTAAAAACAGGCTCACCTTATTCCTTAAAAATATCGGACAGACAAAAGTTATTGCTTTGGAATCAGACGCACAGGCAATTCTGACTCTTGATAAGTATCCGGTAAAAATTCACGGTAGAATTGACAGAGTGGATAGCCGTGACGACTCTAGGTACGTTATTGATTATAAAACAGGGCAGTTACACATGCCCCGCAAATCATTCTGGAAAAATTCAGAAATTTGGACTCCGATATTGGAAGACCCGCAAAGTTTGTATCACGACTCTGCCGAGTTTTTAGAAAAAATAAAATCAAGTGCCGACAGCCTTCAACTTCCCCTTTATTTATTGATGGACCATCAAACTTCATCAGTAATGCCTCGTCAGGCTGCGCTTGTTGAACTTGTAAAAAGCGGCCACGAAAAATTTCTATTCGACTCCAAAACGGATGAAGAAGAAAGAATTGATATTATAGGCACAAAAATTCCTGCTCTTTCAACGTTCATCATTAATAATATGATCTGTGAATCTGAATTTAAAGCCATCCGCTCCGCACAATGCAATTGGTGTTCATACCGCGAAGCATGCGGAGCATAG
- a CDS encoding NAD(P)H-dependent flavin oxidoreductase, with protein sequence MKLPQLKIGDLVARVPIVQGGMGVGISLSGLASAVAEEGGIGVIAAAMIGLTSSKPNKSAPEAQSEALADEIRKAKAKTSGIVGVNIMVALTDFAAQVSTSVKEGVDVIFSGAGLPLDLPKYLVDGAKTKLVPIVSSGRAASIICKKWISKFDYIPDAFVVEGPKAGGHLGFHRDQLDDPKFSLESILPEVLGAVKVFEEKTGKTIPVIAAGGIYTGEDICKYIKMGAAGVQLGTRFVATHECDANEKFKQAYVDSTKEDMTVIQSPVGLPGRAIKNDFLDAVSAGKKTPFKCSFKCLKTCQVETTPYCIASALISAQRGKLKYGFAFAGANAYRTQKIVSVKELIAELKAEFEVACPA encoded by the coding sequence ATGAAGCTTCCCCAACTTAAAATTGGCGACCTAGTTGCCAGAGTGCCCATCGTTCAAGGCGGAATGGGCGTAGGAATATCTCTTTCCGGTCTCGCTTCAGCTGTTGCCGAAGAAGGCGGAATAGGCGTTATTGCTGCTGCAATGATCGGCCTTACCAGCTCAAAGCCGAACAAAAGTGCGCCAGAGGCACAAAGCGAAGCACTCGCTGACGAAATACGAAAGGCCAAGGCTAAAACCTCCGGCATCGTCGGAGTAAACATCATGGTTGCTCTGACAGATTTCGCAGCACAGGTGAGTACTTCTGTAAAAGAAGGCGTTGATGTTATTTTTTCCGGCGCTGGACTTCCTTTAGATCTTCCAAAATATCTTGTAGACGGCGCTAAGACTAAACTAGTCCCTATTGTTTCATCTGGAAGAGCAGCTTCAATCATCTGCAAAAAATGGATATCCAAATTCGACTACATTCCCGACGCATTTGTCGTGGAAGGCCCCAAAGCGGGCGGTCATCTTGGATTTCACCGCGACCAGCTTGATGATCCTAAATTTTCCCTTGAATCAATACTTCCAGAAGTCCTTGGCGCTGTTAAAGTGTTCGAGGAAAAAACGGGTAAAACTATCCCCGTTATTGCAGCCGGCGGCATCTACACCGGTGAAGACATATGCAAGTACATTAAAATGGGCGCAGCAGGTGTTCAGCTTGGAACAAGATTCGTAGCGACTCACGAATGTGATGCAAACGAAAAATTCAAGCAGGCTTATGTTGATTCTACTAAAGAAGACATGACTGTAATTCAAAGCCCTGTAGGTTTACCGGGAAGAGCTATTAAAAACGACTTTCTTGATGCTGTTTCCGCAGGCAAGAAAACTCCTTTTAAATGCTCATTCAAATGCCTTAAAACTTGTCAGGTTGAAACTACCCCTTACTGCATTGCATCAGCACTTATCAGCGCACAGCGCGGTAAATTGAAATATGGTTTTGCTTTCGCAGGGGCAAATGCTTACAGAACCCAAAAAATAGTCTCTGTTAAAGAGCTCATTGCTGAACTCAAAGCAGAATTCGAAGTGGCTTGCCCAGCTTAG